One genomic region from Nymphaea colorata isolate Beijing-Zhang1983 chromosome 12, ASM883128v2, whole genome shotgun sequence encodes:
- the LOC116265429 gene encoding MDIS1-interacting receptor like kinase 1 produces MPPVVLFVLVAVFCISGAQSTEFDDEGSALLSMKSSLDDPLDCLKGWSSENQSSHCNWTGISCDSDRLVTGIDLSNMNLTGNVSDAIQSFHRLSFLNLCCNSLYSLPRSVSKLAMLTYFDVSSNQIAGDFPSGLDAAIGLVTINGSGNNFTGFLPEEIGNLSRLEILDLRGSLFRGKIPVSYKNMKTLKFLGLSGNNLGGRIPAELGQLETLESLIMGYNQFEGSIPPEFGNLTNLQYLDLALANIGGTIPAELGRLPHLNTVFLYKNKLEGSIPPEVGNITSLAMLDLSDNLLSGEVPIELSNLKSLQLLNLMCNHLNGSIPAGIGKLANLEVLELWNNSFTGSLPPDLGQHSALQWLDVSSNSFSGEMPPALCNGGALTKLILFNNGFSGSIPAGLSRCASLVRVRIQDNRLVGSIPTGFGTLPRLERLELANNSLSGRVPTDLSQSLSLSFLDLSRNMLQSSLPSSIVSMPNLQSFLASNNNLTGPIPDQFQDCPSLSVLDLSNNRLSGDIPASLGSCEKLVTLNLMNNRLTGEIPATLATMPALAILDLSSNLLTGRIPDNFGSSPTLESFNVSYNRLSGPVPMNGMLRTVNPNDLIGNVGLCGGVLPPCLGASSAAHSAAQRRHVRHVLLGWLIGMCTVAAVGLAVAIGRWAYKRHLNGESGFFLPFFRGRAEGKGDWPWRLTAFQRLSFTSSEVVACIKEANVIGMGAAGIVYRAEIPRTRSVVAVKKLWRMETADDDMDRNGELIGEVNLLGRLRHRNVLRLLGYLHNHVNTMLLYEYMPNGSLGEALHGRGGLLMDWVSRYNVAIGVAQGLCYLHHDCYPPVIHRDVKSNNILLDSNLEARIADFGLARLMVRKYETMSTVAGSCGYIAPECGYTSKVDQRIDIYSFGVVLMELVTGKKPLEPEFGEGVDIVEWILRMVRNKVGIEQALDPNIAGQCRHVQEEMLLVLRIALLCTAKQPKDRPSMRDVVTMLGEAKPRRKSSDDKERPIFTPPPISSLL; encoded by the exons ATGCCTCCGGTTGTGCTCTTTGTGCTTGTTGCAGTCTTCTGCATTTCCGGAGCACAGAGCACTGAGTTTGATGATGAGGGTTCAGCCTTGTTGTCTATGAAGTCAAGCTTAGACGACCCACTTGACTGCCTGAAGGGGTGGAGTTCTGAGAACCAATCGTCACACTGCAACTGGACCGGGATTTCCTGTGACTCCGACAGGCTTGTCACTGGTATTGATCTGTCCAACATGAATCTCACTGGCAATGTCTCCGATGCGATACAGTCATTCCACCGGCTCTCCTTCCTCAACCTGTGCTGTAATTCATTGTATTCACTGCCAAGATCGGTTTCAAAGTTGGCAATGCTGACATACTTCGATGTTAGCTCAAACCAGATTGCCGGAGATTTTCCTTCTGGATTGGATGCAGCGATTGGTTTGGTGACCATCAATGGTTCCGGCAACAATTTCACTGGCTTCCTGCCTGAAGAGATTGGAAATCTCAGTAGACTTGAGATCCTGGATCTGAGGGGAAGTCTTTTCCGAGGTAAGATTCCTGTATCTTACAAGAACATGAAAACTCTCAAGTTTCTCGGCTTGTCAGGCAACAATCTTGGTGGTCGGATTCCAGCTGAGTTAGGCCAACTTGAAACGTTGGAAAGTTTGATAATGGGATACAACCAATTCGAGGGCTCGATCCCGCCTGAATTCGGCAATTTGACCAATTTGCAGTACCTAGATCTTGCTCTTGCCAACATTGGCGGCACAATTCCGGCGGAATTAGGCCGTCTACCGCATTTAAACACCGTCTTCCTCTACAAGAACAAACTTGAGGGTTCGATCCCACCAGAAGTTGGAAACATAACATCCTTAGCGATGCTTGACCTCTCAGACAACTTACTCTCCGGCGAGGTTCCGATTGAATTGTCTAACCTCAAGAGCTTGCAGCTGTTGAACCTGATGTGCAATCATCTGAACGGATCTATACCGGCCGGGATCGGCAAGTTGGCCAATCTGGAGGTGCTGGAGCTGTGGAACAACTCGTTCACTGGGTCGCTGCCACCGGATCTTGGCCAGCATTCAGCTCTTCAATGGCTCGACGTCTCATCAAATTCATTCTCTGGCGAAATGCCACCGGCATTGTGCAATGGTGGTGCCCTCACGAAGCTCATTCTCTTCAACAACGGCTTCTCCGGTAGTATTCCGGCGGGTCTCTCTAGGTGTGCATCTTTAGTGAGAGTTAGAATTCAAGACAACCGTTTGGTGGGTAGCATCCCTACTGGCTTCGGAACACTCCCTAGGCTAGAAAGGCTAGAATTAGCCAACAACAGCCTATCAGGACGCGTACCGACCGACCTGTCTCAGTCCTTATCTCTCTCATTCCTTGATCTCTCAAGAAACATGCTGCAGTCATCACTGCCATCAAGCATAGTCTCCATGCCTAACCTTCAGAGCTTCCTAGCTTCCAACAACAACCTTACGGGACCAATTCCTGATCAATTCCAAGATTGCCCATCTCTCTCCGTGCTCGACCTGTCAAACAATCGCCTCTCCGGCGACATCCCGGCAAGCCTCGGGTCCTGCGAGAAGCTGGTGACCCTCAACCTCATGAACAACCGGCTCACCGGCGAGATCCCGGCCACGCTGGCGACGATGCCGGCGCTTGCCATCTTGGACCTCTCCAGCAACCTCCTCACCGGAAGGATCCCGGACAACTTCGGCAGCTCCCCGACATTGGAGTCCTTCAACGTCTCCTACAACCGCCTCTCCGGCCCAGTGCCGATGAACGGCATGCTCCGGACGGTGAACCCCAACGACCTCATCGGCAACGTCGGCTTGTGTGGGGGCGTTCTACCGCCATGCCTCGGTGCCAGCTCTGCCGCCCACTCAGCGGCACAGAGGCGGCACGTCCGGCACGTGCTCCTGGGCTGGCTGATCGGGATGTGCACGGTGGCGGCCGTCGGGTTGGCCGTCGCCATAGGGAGATGGGCGTACAAGCGCCACCTGAACGGCGAGTCCGGCTTCTTCCTCCCATTTTTTCGCGGTCGCGCAGAAGGCAAGGGAGACTGGCCATGGAGGCTGACGGCATTCCAGAGGCTGAGCTTCACCAGCAGCGAGGTGGTGGCATGCATCAAGGAAGCGAACGTGATCGGAATGGGAGCAGCGGGGATCGTCTACCGCGCTGAAATCCCTCGAACCCGTTCGGTAGTGGCCGTGAAGAAGCTGTGGAGGATGGAAACTGCGGATGATGATATGGACAGAAATGGCGAATTGATCGGAGAGGTGAACCTCCTGGGAAGGCTCCGCCACAGGAACGTGCTGCGGCTCTTGGGTTACCTCCACAACCACGTGAACACCATGCTTCTATACGAATACATGCCCAATGGAAGCTTGGGCGAGGCGCTGCATGGCAGAGGCGGCCTGCTCATGGACTGGGTGTCCAGATATAACGTGGCCATCGGGGTGGCGCAAGGGCTCTGCTACCTCCACCATGACTGCTACCCTCCGGTGATCCACAGAGACGTCAAGTCCAACAACATACTGCTCGACTCGAACCTGGAGGCAAGGATAGCTGACTTTGGGCTAGCGAGGCTGATGGTGAGGAAGTATGAGACCATGTCAACAGTAGCTGGGTCCTGTGGCTACATTGCTCCAG AATGTGGGTACACATCAAAAGTAGACCAGAGGATCGATATATACAGCTTTGGCGTTGTGCTAATGGAGCTTGTAACAGGGAAGAAGCCATTAGAGCCTGAGTTTGGAGAGGGTGTAGATATAGTTGAGTGGATTCTCCGAATGGTTCGAAACAAAGTTGGGATAGAACAAGCTCTTGACCCAAATATAGCAGGCCAATGCAGGCATGTCCAAGAAGAGATGCTTCTGGTCCTTAGGATTGCTCTCTTGTGCACGGCCAAACAGCCAAAGGACAGACCATCCATGAGAGACGTGGTCACCATGCTGGGGGAGGCTAAGCCAAGGAGAAAGAGCAGTGATGACAAAGAGAGGCCAATTTTTACTCCACCTCCAATTTCTAGTCTTTTGTAG
- the LOC116265585 gene encoding uncharacterized protein LOC116265585: MGVRQCQVCEEVQSKYKCPICLIPYCSLACFKKHKEVPCSKPSISEAKLVPVVIPERPLQVDKQDWLLQKKQYELLASSDQIRDALRDEKLREIICKIDCSTNGYDELEKAMEGGSFREFADKILSFLG; this comes from the exons ATGGGTGTTCGACAATGTCAGGTGTGTGAGGAAGTCCAATCCAAGTACAAGTGTCCCATATGTCTTATTCCATA TTGCTCACTTGCCTGTTTCAAGAAACACAAAG AAGTTCCTTGCTCCAAACCATCAATTTCTGAGGCAAAGCTGG TGCCCGTTGTAATACCTGAAAGGCCATTGCAAGTAGATAAACAAGATTGGCTGCTTCAGAAAAAACAGTACGAATTATTAg cATCTTCAGATCAAATCCGAGATGCATTGAGGGACGAAAAACTTCGAGAAATTATATGCAAAATTGACTGTTCCACAAATGGATATGAT GAACTGGAGAAAGCCATGGAAGGAGGGTCCTTCAGAGAGTTCGCGGACAAG ATTCTGTCTTTCCTTGGTTGA